The Amphiura filiformis chromosome 12, Afil_fr2py, whole genome shotgun sequence genome includes a region encoding these proteins:
- the LOC140165587 gene encoding putative N-acetylated-alpha-linked acidic dipeptidase has product MGSAVDNFTREAEDFHRRLDEELDLKNVLQVRTYNDQLQKLERAFIDPLGLPDRPLIRHVVLAPSSKDSYASEKFPGIVDAMFDIDNNPDPNKWELVKQQLAVATFIIQSAASTLMEVA; this is encoded by the exons ATGGGATCTGCTGTAGATAACTTTACCAGAGAAGCAGAAGATTTTCACCGAAGATTGGATGAAGAATTGGACCTCAAAAA TGTACTTCAAGTGCGAACATACAATGATCAGCTTCAGAAATTGGAGCGTGCCTTTATAGATCCATTGGGCTTACCGGATAGGCCACTTATAAG GCACGTAGTACTCGCACCAAGCAGCAAAGATAGCTATGCGAGTGAAAAATTTCCAGGAATTGTAGACGCCATGTTTGATATTGATAATAACCCAGACCCTAATAAATGGGAGCTTGTAAAGCAACAATTGGCTGTGGCTACCTTTATCATCCAATCAGCGGCAAGCACTCTCATGGAAGTCGCATAA